One segment of Paraburkholderia bonniea DNA contains the following:
- the lpxD gene encoding UDP-3-O-(3-hydroxymyristoyl)glucosamine N-acyltransferase encodes MALTLEEIVTRFGGEIAGDGSRPIRGLAPLDQAGPDQIAFIANPKYLPQVDTTRAGAVLISAADLAGVSSRASRSFIVTPNPYAYFARLAQAFLDLAAPPMVPGVHASATVDPTAQIAASALLGPNVTVEAGAVIGEQVRLDANVFIGRGSRVGAGSHLYPNVSVYHGCTLGERAIIHSGAVIGSDGFGFAPDFTGNGEDRTGNWVKIPQVGGVVIGPDVEIGANTTIDRGAMADTVIEACVKIDNLVQIGHNCRIGAYTVIAGCAGIAGSTTLGKHCMIGGAVGIAGHVKLADYVIVTAKSGVSKSLLKPGIYTSAFPAVNHTDWNKSAALMRNLDKLRDRIKALEAAAHDASTGSKL; translated from the coding sequence ATGGCATTGACGCTTGAAGAGATTGTCACGCGCTTCGGCGGTGAAATAGCAGGGGATGGCTCCCGCCCCATTCGTGGCCTGGCGCCACTGGATCAGGCAGGGCCCGATCAAATCGCATTCATTGCGAATCCAAAATATTTACCCCAGGTTGATACCACCCGCGCGGGTGCTGTGCTGATCAGTGCGGCTGATCTGGCTGGGGTCTCTTCCCGGGCGTCGCGCAGTTTTATTGTTACGCCTAATCCTTACGCTTACTTTGCACGGCTCGCCCAGGCCTTTCTGGATCTGGCCGCGCCGCCCATGGTGCCGGGCGTTCATGCCAGCGCGACGGTTGATCCGACAGCTCAGATCGCAGCCAGCGCGCTGCTCGGACCTAATGTGACGGTAGAAGCCGGCGCAGTGATCGGTGAGCAGGTCCGGCTTGATGCCAATGTTTTTATTGGCCGGGGCAGCCGGGTTGGGGCGGGTTCTCACCTGTATCCGAACGTGAGCGTGTATCACGGTTGCACGCTGGGCGAGCGCGCGATTATTCATTCGGGGGCGGTGATTGGTTCAGACGGCTTTGGTTTTGCTCCCGACTTTACGGGCAACGGGGAAGATCGTACTGGCAACTGGGTCAAGATTCCGCAAGTTGGTGGCGTGGTGATCGGTCCAGATGTCGAAATCGGTGCCAATACGACGATTGATCGCGGTGCGATGGCCGATACGGTGATCGAAGCCTGCGTGAAGATTGATAACCTTGTCCAGATTGGCCATAACTGCCGGATTGGCGCTTATACCGTGATAGCGGGGTGCGCGGGTATCGCTGGCAGCACGACGCTTGGAAAGCACTGCATGATTGGCGGCGCAGTTGGCATTGCCGGTCACGTCAAGCTGGCTGACTACGTGATAGTCACCGCGAAATCAGGAGTTTCAAAGTCGTTGCTGAAGCCTGGCATTTACACCAGTGCTTTTCCGGCGGTCAATCATACGGACTGGAATAAAAGCGCGGCCTTAATGCGCAACCTGGACAAGCTGCGCGACCGTATCAAGGCGCTTGAAGCTGCGGCGCACGACGCTTCAACGGGTTCGAAGTTGTAA
- a CDS encoding phosphatidate cytidylyltransferase produces the protein MLKTRVITALVLLAVFLPVTFYASVNAFAVLIALVVVFAAWEWARLLKTGARASVVYALCAALALAVSLPVSSLMPASQPLFRAAAIFWVVAVPFILLRKPTLAQGSWRVFLLLAGLTVLVACWHALVIAREAGVPFVLSLLLLVWLADIGAYFSGKAFGRHKLAPAISPGKTWEGALGGWLAVLCMALAASLTHVFEPTIFSTLAQLGWARMLAVVTLLVVFSVVGDLFESVLKRQAGVKDSSGLLPGHGGVLDRIDALLPVLPLAMLLLPG, from the coding sequence ATGCTAAAAACCCGTGTCATCACGGCGCTTGTTTTGCTGGCCGTCTTTCTTCCCGTCACTTTCTACGCATCGGTTAACGCTTTTGCCGTGCTGATTGCACTGGTGGTGGTTTTTGCTGCGTGGGAATGGGCGCGTCTGCTGAAAACCGGTGCGCGCGCGTCGGTTGTGTACGCGTTGTGCGCCGCACTGGCGCTTGCCGTCAGTCTGCCGGTCTCCTCGCTGATGCCCGCATCGCAGCCGCTGTTTCGCGCGGCTGCGATTTTCTGGGTAGTCGCCGTCCCTTTTATCTTGTTGCGCAAGCCGACGCTGGCGCAGGGCTCGTGGCGGGTGTTTTTGCTGCTTGCGGGCCTGACTGTGCTGGTGGCCTGCTGGCACGCGCTGGTCATTGCGCGCGAAGCAGGCGTGCCGTTTGTTTTATCGCTGTTGCTGCTGGTGTGGCTGGCTGATATTGGTGCTTATTTTTCCGGTAAGGCGTTCGGGCGGCACAAGCTTGCGCCAGCAATCAGCCCGGGTAAAACCTGGGAAGGCGCGCTTGGCGGCTGGCTAGCCGTGCTTTGCATGGCGCTTGCTGCGAGCTTGACGCATGTATTTGAACCCACAATCTTCTCCACGCTGGCGCAGCTCGGTTGGGCGCGCATGCTGGCGGTCGTCACCTTGCTGGTGGTGTTTAGCGTGGTGGGCGATTTGTTTGAATCCGTTCTGAAGCGTCAGGCTGGTGTCAAAGATTCCAGTGGCTTGCTGCCTGGGCATGGCGGCGTGCTGGATCGTATTGATGCGCTGCTGCCCGTGCTGCCATTAGCGATGCTGCTGTTACCTGGCTAA
- the fabZ gene encoding 3-hydroxyacyl-ACP dehydratase FabZ, with product MSTEKINLDIHKILTLLPHRYPILLVDRVLELEPHKSIKALKNVSVNEPYFTGHFPSRPVMPGVLILEALAQTAALLTFSEEPHDRNDTLYLFVGIDNARFKRIVEPGDQLILNATFERHKRGIWKFRAHAEVDGVVAAEADLMCAVRQLDSE from the coding sequence ATGAGCACTGAAAAAATCAATCTCGACATTCATAAGATTCTGACGCTGTTGCCTCATCGCTATCCGATCTTGCTGGTAGATCGCGTGCTGGAGCTTGAGCCTCACAAAAGTATCAAGGCGCTGAAGAATGTGTCCGTGAATGAGCCTTACTTCACAGGGCATTTTCCTTCGCGTCCAGTCATGCCAGGCGTGCTGATTCTCGAAGCGCTGGCGCAAACCGCAGCGCTTCTGACGTTTTCAGAAGAGCCGCATGACCGGAATGACACGCTGTATCTGTTCGTTGGCATTGACAATGCGCGCTTCAAGCGGATTGTCGAGCCGGGCGATCAGCTGATCCTGAATGCGACGTTCGAGCGGCATAAGCGAGGAATCTGGAAATTCAGGGCGCACGCTGAAGTTGATGGCGTGGTCGCTGCTGAAGCCGATCTGATGTGCGCAGTGCGTCAACTGGATAGCGAGTAA
- a CDS encoding OmpH family outer membrane protein, which produces MLTSLFSNRMTCALAIALTLVTGVAQAQEAKIAAVNSDRILRESTAAKAAQTKLEAEFAKRDKNLQDMAQKLKSMSDALDKNGASLAAADRAQKQRDLSQMDTDFQRKQREFREDLNQRRNEELAAVLDRANKVIKQIAEQQHYDLIVQEAVYVSPRIDITDQVLKALAAASNPN; this is translated from the coding sequence TTGTTAACCAGTTTGTTTTCGAATCGTATGACGTGCGCGCTGGCCATTGCTCTGACTTTGGTCACTGGCGTGGCGCAGGCGCAAGAAGCCAAAATCGCAGCGGTCAATTCAGACCGGATCTTGCGTGAGTCGACGGCGGCAAAAGCGGCCCAGACCAAGCTTGAAGCGGAGTTTGCCAAGCGCGACAAGAACTTGCAGGATATGGCGCAAAAGCTGAAGTCAATGTCGGACGCGCTCGACAAGAACGGTGCTTCGCTCGCTGCGGCTGACCGGGCGCAGAAACAGCGTGACCTGTCGCAGATGGATACTGATTTTCAGCGCAAGCAGCGTGAATTCCGCGAAGACCTGAACCAGCGCCGGAATGAAGAACTGGCTGCGGTGCTGGACCGGGCAAACAAAGTGATCAAGCAGATTGCCGAGCAGCAGCATTACGACTTGATCGTGCAAGAAGCGGTCTACGTGAGCCCGCGCATTGATATTACTGATCAGGTGCTGAAGGCGCTTGCTGCCGCATCCAACCCTAACTGA
- a CDS encoding 1-deoxy-D-xylulose-5-phosphate reductoisomerase, which produces MQKRLTLLGSTGSIGESTLDVVARHPEKFSVYALTAHRNGDKLVQQCLRFRPEVAVVGDAATALQVAAQLREAGCTTEVAYGPQALVEVSQSVHCDTVVAAIVGAAGLAPGLAAARAGKRILLANKEALVMSGAIFMDAVRDHQATLLPVDSEHNAIFQCLPREMELHGGVSKIVLTASGGPFRSREPASLAAVTPDEACKHPNWVMGRKISVDSATMMNKGLEVIEAHWLFGLPGERIDVLIHPQSVIHSLVSYVDGSVLAQLGNPDMRTPIAHALAYPERIDSGVAQLDLAQIAALSFEKPDYARFPCLALAMQALAEGGLASATLNAANEVAVDAFLSRKIGFMAIAQVVGAVLNGLHNRNALALDDVLEADAAARRAATEFIARISTADALHLAGTR; this is translated from the coding sequence ATGCAAAAACGTCTGACACTGCTGGGTTCAACCGGCTCGATTGGCGAGAGCACGCTAGACGTTGTTGCGCGCCATCCTGAAAAATTTTCGGTTTATGCGCTGACCGCCCATCGCAACGGCGACAAACTGGTTCAGCAATGTTTGCGCTTCCGTCCCGAGGTTGCCGTGGTCGGAGATGCGGCAACGGCCTTGCAGGTTGCCGCGCAATTGCGCGAGGCCGGATGTACGACGGAAGTAGCGTATGGTCCGCAAGCGCTTGTCGAGGTTTCGCAAAGCGTTCACTGCGATACGGTGGTCGCGGCGATTGTCGGTGCGGCAGGCTTGGCACCGGGTCTCGCTGCTGCGCGCGCGGGCAAACGCATTTTGCTGGCAAACAAGGAAGCGCTGGTGATGTCCGGCGCAATCTTCATGGATGCGGTGCGCGATCATCAGGCCACCTTGCTCCCGGTGGATTCCGAACACAATGCGATTTTCCAGTGCCTGCCACGCGAGATGGAACTGCACGGGGGCGTGTCGAAGATTGTTCTGACGGCTTCAGGTGGCCCGTTTCGCAGCCGTGAGCCTGCTTCGCTCGCTGCAGTCACCCCTGACGAAGCCTGCAAGCATCCGAACTGGGTGATGGGCCGGAAAATCTCGGTCGATTCCGCAACGATGATGAACAAAGGTCTGGAAGTCATCGAGGCGCACTGGTTATTTGGCCTGCCCGGTGAGCGCATCGACGTGTTGATTCACCCACAGAGCGTGATTCACTCGCTGGTGTCGTATGTCGACGGCTCAGTGCTGGCCCAGCTTGGCAATCCCGATATGCGCACGCCGATTGCGCATGCGCTGGCGTATCCAGAGCGTATCGACTCTGGTGTCGCGCAACTGGATCTGGCACAGATTGCCGCGCTGTCTTTTGAGAAGCCCGATTACGCCCGTTTCCCGTGTCTCGCTTTGGCGATGCAGGCGCTTGCCGAAGGCGGGCTGGCAAGTGCGACGCTGAATGCGGCCAACGAGGTCGCAGTTGACGCTTTTTTGTCACGCAAAATTGGTTTTATGGCGATTGCCCAAGTGGTGGGTGCCGTGCTCAACGGCTTGCACAACCGGAACGCATTGGCGCTGGATGATGTGCTGGAGGCCGATGCTGCAGCACGCCGGGCCGCAACTGAATTTATCGCTCGTATCTCTACTGCTGATGCTTTGCATCTAGCCGGGACGCGGTGA
- the rseP gene encoding RIP metalloprotease RseP, translating to MNFLIELLAFVVAIGVLVVVHEYGHYSVARLCGVKVLRFSIGFGKPLLQWVSPKTGTEWTIAALPLGGYVKMLDERETSTAIPADELAHAFNRQSVWRRMAIVAAGPAANFLLAIVLFAAVFATGVMEPRATIATPAANTLAAKAGFDGDETIVAVRGPHDSEAQPVRSWSDLRWKLLGAAFDRQRLVLSARDAQGTFDFPLDLTQVQEKHVDDNFMSYLGFEPGGGTLSVAAVQPDSAAQKAGLLAGDRLKSADGKRTDNATAFIAYIQSHAGQPVALQVERGTDQAAVQVSLVIIPAAQRDAGSAQVIGRIGAELATQVPSVKVHYGPFESLQLGAQRTWDLSVYSVRMFGRMIIGEASLKNLSGPVTIADYAGKSARLGLSAFLSFLALVSISLGVLNLLPIPVLDGGHLLYYLVEAVTGTAISDRCQLVLQRAGLVCIVALSAVALFNDLARLIHF from the coding sequence ATGAATTTTCTGATTGAGTTGCTGGCCTTCGTGGTGGCCATTGGTGTGCTGGTGGTGGTGCATGAGTACGGCCATTACAGCGTGGCCCGTTTGTGCGGTGTCAAGGTGCTGCGTTTTTCGATTGGATTTGGCAAGCCGCTACTGCAATGGGTCAGTCCGAAAACAGGCACCGAATGGACTATCGCCGCATTGCCGCTGGGCGGCTACGTGAAGATGCTCGATGAGCGCGAGACGAGCACAGCGATTCCGGCAGATGAGCTAGCGCATGCGTTTAACCGGCAGTCTGTCTGGCGCCGGATGGCGATTGTTGCGGCAGGGCCGGCGGCCAATTTTCTGCTTGCTATCGTGCTTTTTGCCGCAGTGTTTGCCACGGGGGTGATGGAGCCCCGGGCCACCATTGCCACACCTGCGGCCAATACGCTGGCCGCCAAGGCCGGCTTTGACGGCGACGAAACCATCGTCGCGGTGCGTGGTCCGCACGACAGCGAAGCACAGCCTGTCCGCTCATGGTCCGATTTGCGCTGGAAGCTGCTTGGTGCCGCGTTTGACCGTCAGCGTCTGGTGCTAAGCGCGCGTGATGCGCAAGGCACATTTGATTTCCCGCTTGACTTGACCCAGGTGCAGGAAAAGCACGTTGACGACAATTTCATGTCGTATCTCGGTTTTGAACCAGGAGGCGGCACGCTTTCCGTGGCGGCCGTTCAGCCCGATAGCGCGGCCCAGAAAGCAGGCCTGCTAGCGGGCGACCGTCTGAAATCTGCCGATGGCAAGCGCACGGATAATGCGACGGCATTTATTGCTTATATCCAGTCGCACGCGGGCCAGCCTGTCGCGTTGCAGGTTGAGCGTGGCACGGACCAGGCGGCGGTGCAGGTCTCACTGGTGATTATTCCGGCGGCACAGCGCGATGCCGGGAGTGCCCAGGTAATCGGGCGGATTGGCGCTGAACTGGCGACCCAGGTGCCATCGGTGAAGGTTCACTACGGGCCATTCGAGAGCCTGCAACTGGGCGCGCAGCGTACCTGGGATCTATCGGTGTATTCGGTACGGATGTTTGGCCGGATGATTATCGGCGAGGCTTCGCTGAAAAACCTGTCTGGCCCCGTGACGATTGCCGATTACGCTGGCAAGAGCGCACGTCTTGGCTTATCGGCATTCCTGTCGTTTCTTGCGCTTGTCAGCATTAGTCTCGGTGTCCTCAACCTGTTGCCAATTCCGGTATTGGATGGCGGGCATCTGTTATATTATTTGGTTGAAGCTGTAACTGGCACTGCCATATCGGATCGCTGCCAGCTCGTTTTGCAAAGGGCCGGGCTTGTCTGCATTGTCGCGTTATCGGCAGTTGCACTGTTCAACGATCTGGCTCGTTTAATCCATTTCTAA
- the lpxB gene encoding lipid-A-disaccharide synthase yields MTLSSSSSLRLALVAGEPSGDLLAAALLDGLSARLPAATRYDGIGGPRMVASGFDAHWPMEKLSVRGYVEALRHIPGILRIRNELKRQLLADPPDAFIGVDAPDFNFGLEHALRDAGIPTIHFVCPSIWAWRGGRIKKIVKAVDHMLCVFPFEIALLERAGVASTYVGHPLADEIPFEPDMLGARRELGLPESGPVIAVLPGSRRSEINLIGPTFFAAMVLMQQREPGVRFVMPAATAALRELLQPLVDAHPQLALTLTDGQAQVAMTAADAILVKSGTVTLEAALLKKPMVISYKVPWLTGQIMQRQGYLPYVGLPNILAGRFVVPEILQHFATPEALADATLKQLHDEANRRTLHEIFTQMHHTLKQNTAERAADAVVKVLDARKHHS; encoded by the coding sequence ATGACACTCTCATCATCCAGTTCGTTACGACTTGCACTGGTCGCCGGGGAGCCCTCCGGTGACTTGCTCGCGGCTGCATTGCTCGATGGCCTGTCGGCCCGTCTGCCCGCAGCCACTCGCTATGACGGTATTGGTGGTCCTCGCATGGTGGCGAGCGGTTTTGATGCGCACTGGCCAATGGAGAAGCTGTCGGTGCGCGGCTATGTCGAAGCGCTGCGGCATATTCCTGGCATCTTGCGTATTCGCAACGAGCTTAAACGCCAGTTGCTGGCCGATCCTCCGGATGCGTTTATTGGTGTCGATGCACCAGATTTCAATTTCGGTCTTGAACACGCATTGCGCGATGCGGGCATCCCGACCATTCATTTTGTGTGTCCGTCGATCTGGGCATGGCGAGGCGGCCGGATCAAGAAGATTGTCAAAGCGGTGGATCACATGCTGTGCGTGTTTCCATTCGAGATCGCGCTGCTTGAGCGGGCGGGGGTTGCCTCGACCTATGTGGGTCACCCGTTGGCGGATGAAATTCCATTCGAACCCGATATGCTGGGTGCCCGCCGCGAATTGGGGTTGCCTGAAAGCGGCCCGGTGATCGCGGTGTTGCCGGGCAGCCGCCGCTCGGAAATCAATCTGATCGGCCCCACGTTTTTTGCGGCGATGGTGTTAATGCAGCAACGCGAGCCGGGCGTGCGCTTCGTCATGCCTGCCGCGACAGCCGCATTGCGCGAATTGCTGCAGCCGCTGGTTGATGCTCACCCGCAACTGGCATTGACCCTGACCGATGGGCAGGCGCAGGTTGCGATGACAGCGGCCGATGCCATTCTGGTCAAGAGTGGCACTGTCACGCTCGAAGCGGCCTTGCTGAAAAAACCGATGGTGATCTCGTATAAGGTGCCTTGGTTGACTGGGCAAATCATGCAGCGCCAGGGTTATTTGCCGTATGTCGGTTTGCCGAATATTCTGGCTGGCCGGTTTGTCGTGCCTGAAATCCTGCAGCATTTCGCTACGCCTGAAGCGCTGGCGGATGCAACGCTCAAGCAACTGCACGATGAAGCCAATCGCCGCACGCTGCACGAAATCTTCACTCAAATGCATCACACGCTTAAGCAGAACACCGCCGAGCGTGCCGCTGACGCGGTGGTGAAGGTGCTTGACGCGCGCAAGCACCATTCATGA
- the bamA gene encoding outer membrane protein assembly factor BamA has translation MFRPHRLVPKTVIAAAIAVHGLAAHATAPFVVQDIRIEGLQRVEPGTVFAYLPLRQGETFTDDKASEAIRALYATGFFNDVKIAAVGNVVVVQVLERPAIGTIDFSGIKEFDKDNLTKSLRAVGLSQGRYYDKALVDKAEQELKRQYLTRGFYAAEVTTTITPIDRNRVSVLFAVVEGPSAKIRQINFIGNNAISTGTLRDEMQLSTPNWFSWYTKNDLYAKEKLAGDLENIRSYYLNRGYLEFSIESTQVSITPDKKDMYLTVTLHEGEPYKISGIQLSGNLLDREAELSKLIKIKPGDRFSAEKLQTTTKAIVDKLGEYGYAFATVNALPQINQENHTVDLTLQVDPSRRVYVRRINVVGNTRTRDEVVRREMRQLESSWFDSNRLALSKDRINRLGYFTDVNVTTSPVEGTPDQVDVDVKVAEKPTGAITLGAGFSSTDKVVLSAGVSQDNVFGSGTSLAVNINTAKTYRTLTVTQVDPYFTVDGIKRITDVYYRTYQPLYYSTNSSFKIVTLGGDLKFGIPFSEVDTVYFGAGLEQNQLDTDANTPQAYQNYVNSYGRVSNNVPLTVGWSRDARDSALVPSRGYFTQANAEYGTPIGGTQYYKADVQAQYYYSFARGFVLGFNLQGGYGQGIGNKPYPIFKNYYAGGIGSVRGYEPSSLGPRDLVTGDPIGGSKMLVGNIELTFPLPGTGYDRTLRVFTFLDAGNVWGDAAQGGNTTIGANGLRYGYGVGLAWISPIGPLKLSLGFPLTKHTGDQYQKFQFQIGTAF, from the coding sequence TTGTTTAGACCTCATCGCCTTGTTCCTAAAACAGTTATCGCTGCGGCAATCGCCGTTCATGGGTTGGCAGCGCACGCGACAGCGCCTTTTGTCGTGCAAGACATCCGGATCGAAGGTTTGCAGCGTGTCGAACCCGGAACCGTATTCGCTTATCTCCCGCTCAGGCAGGGTGAAACTTTCACCGACGACAAAGCATCTGAAGCCATTCGTGCGCTTTATGCCACGGGGTTCTTCAACGACGTGAAGATCGCAGCGGTTGGTAACGTCGTTGTCGTGCAGGTGCTGGAGCGTCCGGCCATTGGCACGATCGATTTTTCTGGCATTAAGGAATTCGACAAAGATAACCTGACCAAATCGTTGCGCGCGGTTGGGTTGTCGCAAGGCCGTTACTACGACAAGGCGCTCGTAGACAAGGCTGAGCAGGAGCTCAAGCGCCAGTATCTGACACGGGGCTTCTACGCAGCTGAGGTCACCACCACCATCACGCCAATCGACCGTAACCGGGTTTCGGTGTTATTCGCGGTGGTTGAAGGTCCAAGCGCGAAGATTCGCCAGATCAACTTTATCGGCAACAACGCAATTAGCACCGGGACGCTGCGCGATGAAATGCAGCTTTCTACGCCGAACTGGTTCTCCTGGTACACGAAAAATGATTTGTATGCGAAAGAAAAGCTCGCGGGCGATCTCGAGAATATTCGTTCGTACTATCTGAATCGTGGCTATCTCGAGTTCAGCATTGAATCTACCCAGGTGTCGATTACACCGGACAAGAAAGACATGTATCTGACGGTGACGCTGCATGAAGGCGAACCGTACAAGATTTCAGGCATCCAGTTGTCGGGCAATCTGCTCGATCGTGAAGCAGAGTTGAGCAAGCTGATCAAGATCAAACCAGGTGACCGTTTCTCCGCTGAAAAACTCCAGACGACGACCAAGGCGATTGTCGACAAGCTCGGCGAATACGGTTATGCATTTGCAACAGTCAATGCATTGCCGCAGATCAACCAGGAAAATCACACCGTCGATCTGACATTGCAGGTTGATCCAAGCCGCCGCGTCTACGTGCGCCGCATCAACGTGGTCGGCAATACGCGCACGCGTGACGAAGTTGTGCGCCGGGAAATGCGTCAGCTTGAAAGCTCATGGTTCGATTCAAACCGTCTTGCATTATCCAAAGACCGGATTAACCGTCTTGGTTACTTCACCGACGTGAATGTGACGACCTCGCCGGTCGAAGGCACGCCGGATCAGGTCGATGTCGATGTGAAAGTGGCCGAAAAACCCACCGGTGCCATTACGCTGGGCGCGGGCTTTTCGTCAACCGATAAAGTGGTGCTGTCCGCAGGGGTGTCGCAAGACAACGTGTTCGGCTCGGGCACCAGCCTCGCCGTCAATATCAACACGGCCAAGACATACCGCACGCTGACCGTGACCCAGGTCGATCCGTATTTCACGGTCGACGGGATCAAACGTATTACAGACGTTTATTACCGCACTTATCAGCCGCTTTATTACTCGACTAATTCGAGCTTCAAGATTGTGACGCTTGGTGGCGACCTGAAATTCGGCATTCCATTTTCAGAAGTCGATACGGTGTATTTCGGTGCCGGGCTGGAGCAAAATCAGCTTGATACAGATGCCAATACACCGCAGGCGTATCAGAACTACGTGAACAGCTACGGCCGTGTTTCCAACAACGTGCCGTTGACGGTCGGCTGGTCGCGCGATGCACGGGATAGCGCACTAGTGCCAAGCCGTGGCTATTTCACCCAGGCCAATGCCGAATACGGCACGCCGATTGGTGGCACCCAGTACTACAAGGCTGATGTCCAGGCGCAGTATTACTACTCGTTTGCACGTGGCTTCGTGTTGGGCTTTAACCTGCAGGGCGGCTATGGCCAGGGTATTGGCAACAAGCCATATCCAATCTTCAAGAATTATTACGCGGGCGGTATTGGTTCGGTCCGGGGCTACGAGCCAAGCTCGCTTGGACCACGCGATCTGGTTACCGGCGATCCGATTGGCGGATCAAAAATGCTCGTCGGCAATATCGAACTTACGTTCCCGCTGCCGGGCACGGGTTATGACCGGACCCTGCGGGTCTTCACCTTCCTCGATGCGGGTAACGTCTGGGGTGATGCAGCGCAAGGCGGCAATACAACGATCGGTGCGAATGGCTTGCGGTATGGCTACGGCGTCGGGCTTGCATGGATTTCACCAATTGGGCCACTTAAGCTGAGCTTGGGCTTCCCGCTGACGAAGCATACTGGCGACCAGTACCAGAAATTCCAGTTCCAGATTGGAACGGCGTTTTAA
- a CDS encoding isoprenyl transferase codes for MTYTSSTVRVPDVAAVPRHIAIIMDGNGRWATQRRLPRVAGHTRGVEAVRTVVEACARCGVEYLTLFAFSSENWRRPNDEVSFLMRLFVTALEREVGKLHANGIRLRVVGDLAMFDKRIQDLIKRAETKTARNTRLTLTIAANYGGRWDIMQASRKLAEEAVQAGHAAEISEASFTQHLALAYAPEPDLFIRTGGEQRISNFLLWQMAYTELYFTDIFWPDFDGAALGQAIASYAERERRFGRTSAQLEPQVQNADSLPC; via the coding sequence ATGACCTATACCAGTTCAACCGTGCGCGTGCCGGATGTTGCGGCAGTGCCGCGGCATATAGCGATCATCATGGATGGCAATGGCCGTTGGGCGACGCAGCGCCGCTTGCCGCGGGTCGCGGGGCATACGCGCGGGGTCGAGGCGGTGCGGACCGTCGTTGAAGCCTGCGCCCGCTGCGGTGTCGAGTATCTGACGCTCTTTGCCTTTAGCTCTGAAAACTGGCGTCGCCCGAACGACGAAGTCTCGTTTCTGATGCGTCTTTTTGTGACGGCGCTTGAGCGCGAAGTGGGCAAGCTGCACGCAAACGGAATTCGTCTGCGTGTGGTGGGCGATCTGGCGATGTTCGACAAGCGGATTCAGGACCTGATTAAACGCGCGGAGACCAAGACCGCGCGCAATACCCGTCTGACGCTGACTATCGCCGCGAATTACGGCGGCCGCTGGGACATCATGCAGGCGAGCCGCAAGCTGGCTGAGGAAGCCGTGCAGGCCGGCCATGCCGCTGAAATCAGCGAAGCCTCATTTACCCAGCATCTGGCGCTGGCTTATGCCCCCGAGCCGGATCTTTTCATCCGCACCGGGGGCGAGCAGCGCATCAGTAATTTCCTGCTGTGGCAAATGGCTTACACCGAACTTTATTTCACTGATATTTTCTGGCCGGATTTTGATGGCGCGGCATTAGGGCAGGCGATTGCTTCCTATGCCGAACGTGAACGCCGTTTTGGCCGCACCAGTGCCCAACTGGAACCTCAAGTGCAAAACGCCGACTCGCTGCCATGCTAA
- the lpxA gene encoding acyl-ACP--UDP-N-acetylglucosamine O-acyltransferase: MSRIHPTAIIEPGAQLDDTVEVGPYAIVGAHVKVGARTTIGSHSVIEGCTTIGEDNRVGHYASVGGRPQDMKYRDEPTRLVIGHRNTIREFTTIHTGTAQDMGVTTLGDDNWIMAYVHVGHDCQIGSNVILSSNAQMAGHVTIGDYAIVGGMSGVHQFVRIGAHSMLGGASALVQDMPPFVIAAGNKAEPHGINVEGLRRRGFSPDAISALRAAYRLLYKSSLSLEEAKVQIRELALAGGDGDVPVTTLLTFIEASQRGIIR, translated from the coding sequence ATGAGCAGGATTCATCCAACGGCAATTATCGAGCCAGGTGCGCAGCTCGATGACACGGTAGAGGTTGGGCCGTATGCAATCGTTGGCGCGCATGTGAAGGTGGGCGCGCGCACCACAATTGGTTCGCATAGCGTGATTGAGGGCTGCACAACGATTGGCGAAGACAACCGGGTTGGTCATTACGCTTCGGTGGGTGGCCGGCCGCAGGACATGAAGTACCGGGATGAGCCCACGCGTCTGGTGATTGGCCATCGCAATACCATCCGTGAATTCACGACGATTCATACAGGCACGGCGCAGGACATGGGTGTCACCACGCTTGGTGACGACAACTGGATCATGGCGTATGTGCATGTTGGCCACGACTGCCAGATCGGCAGCAACGTGATCCTGTCAAGCAATGCGCAGATGGCGGGCCATGTGACGATTGGTGATTATGCGATTGTTGGCGGTATGTCTGGCGTGCACCAGTTTGTGCGGATTGGTGCGCATTCGATGCTGGGCGGTGCTTCTGCACTGGTTCAGGACATGCCGCCGTTCGTGATTGCGGCGGGAAACAAAGCAGAGCCGCATGGCATCAATGTCGAGGGGTTGCGGCGCAGGGGCTTTTCGCCCGATGCGATCTCCGCGCTGCGTGCCGCTTATCGGTTGCTCTATAAAAGCAGCCTGTCGCTTGAAGAGGCCAAAGTACAGATCCGCGAACTCGCTTTAGCTGGTGGCGATGGCGATGTTCCTGTCACCACGCTGCTGACATTTATTGAAGCCTCGCAGCGCGGCATCATCCGCTAG